The genomic window GCTGCAGGCCGTCACGGCGAGCAGCGCGAGCAGGGCAGCCACGGACCTCGGGGGCTTCCGGGTGCCGCGAGCCATGGGAGAGAAGAACGAGGAGGAGGATCGGGGCAGGCTGGCAGGAAGCATGAGGAGCGGACGCTAGGAAAACAGTCTTGACGGGGTCAATGGGGGGGACGGCTCTCAGCCCAGGAGGAATTCGCCGCGGATGAAGGGCATCTCGGCCTGGATGCCGTGGGCCCGGCAGTGCTCCAGGAGCTTCCGGGCCTCGATGAGCTGGGGCGAGGTCTCCGTGTAGCCCATGGCCATGATGTGGCCCAGCCAGGGCTCCCGGCCCATGGCGTAGACATAGACCTGCTTGGGGTGGAGCTGGTTGACGATCTCGATGGCCCGCTGGGCGTTGGAGCCGTTGAGCCGCCGCGACTGGTCCGCCTTGCGGGGCAGGGGGGTGGTCAGCAGCGCCCCGTACATCCAGCTCATGGGGGCGCCTTCGCTCTCCATGCCCAGGAACAGGACGTCGATGTCGCCCACCACGCGCTGGACGTGCTCGTACAGGCGCGGCTCGATGGCGTTCGAGTCCGCCGCCATGAGCAGGGACTTGCCCTCGAGGTGGACCAGGTGGGCCGTCTTCGCGCGGATGTTGAGGTCGCCGTGCTCGCCGAGGAAGGGCAGGCCCGTGATGGAACCGCCCGGGATGTTCAGGGTCTCCAGCTCGTCGATCTCCACCACGTGGGGGAAGCCCGTGTGCTTCAGGAGCAGCTTGAGCGAGGGGTCCGCCAGCGCGCCGCTGTTGCTGCGCGGGACGACGATCGTGCCAATGCGCCGGCGCAGCGGCAGGAGCGTCTCCAGCATCAGGTGGTCGGCGTGGCCGTGGGTGATGAGCACGTAGTCGATCCGCTCGGGCAGATCCGCCTCGGTGAAGCGCGGCGCATCGGCGTTCGTGTCATGGCTGAGCACGGGATCCGTGAGGATGCTCACCTCGCGCGACTCCAGCAGGACGCAAGCGTGGCCGAAGTAGCGCATGCGCACCCCGGGGCCCTCGTGGCGGCGGCGGGGCTGGGGGGCCTCGCCGGTGAAGAAGGAGGCGAAGCGCTCGGCATCCGCCTTCCGGACGCCCAGGGCCTCCATCACGGGCTCGATGGGCGCGGGCGTCTCGCGCATGGCGAACAGGGTGTCCAGCGCCTCGTGGCGGAAGGGAACGTGGACGTGGACCGTGCCCTCGTCGCTGTCCAGCCGGGGCGTGCTGTAGACGTAAGGGCGGGCGTCTCCCTGGAGCAGCCGGAAGGCGAGGCTCTGCGACGACTCGCGGTAATGGGGGCTGCGGTACATCAGGGGCTCGATGAAGCGGACGGCGGGGCGGTGGTTCAGGTCGTACGTCAGCTCGACGTAGCCCCGGAGGATGTCCGGCACCTGGGCGTACAGCCCCTCCAGGGACATGGCCGGGGGGGCCTTGGCGAGCAGCTTCTCCAGATCGGCGATGGCCCGGGCCAGCTGGATCGACGGGGCTTGCTCGGTCTGGGTGCGATCCAGGAGCGCCTTCACCTCCGCGGCGCGCTCCACCCCGTAGTTGAGGTACGGGCCTCCCCGCAGCGCGGGATCCTTCAGCGCGGAGACATGGAGCTCCGGCGACTGCACGAAGGACTGCATCAGCTTCAGGTGCAGGTGGGTGACGAACAGAGGCGCCGTCGTGGGCGGGATGAGGTACCACCACGCGTACCACTGGTTGTAGAGCGGCTCGATCGCGACGTTGCGCTTCAGGTACCGGGCGGGAGAGGGCATGGCTGGAACGGGGCAGGGAGATGGAAAGCCGGGCCTAGCTTACCTGCGTGCCATGTCAATCAGCCAACTGTGCCGTCAGTGAATCCCTCCGCCGGGGGGAAGGGGCTCCTCCCCGGGAGTTCCTGGCTTCGCCGGGAGCAGGATCCGGAAGGTCGTCCCTACCGCCAGGGTGCTGCTCACCGACAGCTCCCCGCCCAGGCCCCGGATGATGTCATGGCTGATGGAGAGCCCCAGCCCCGTGCCCTCGCCCACGGGCTTGGTCGTGAAGAAGGGCTCGAAGATGCGCTCCAGGTGCTCGGCGGCGATGCCGCAGCCATTGTCGTGCACCTCCACCAGCACCCGGTCAGGGCTGTGCATGCGGGTCACCAGCCGGATCTCTCCCCCGGCCTTGTTCAAGGCCTGGGCGGCGTTGATGAGCAGGTTGACGAACACCTGGGAGAGCTGCACCGAGTTGCCCTGCACGAGCGACAGCTCGCCATAGTCGCGCACCAGCCGTCCCTTGCTGCGCAGCCGGCTCCAGGCCAGGTGGACCGAGTTCTCCAGGACTTCGTTCAGGTCCACCGGCTGGGTGGTGATGGAGTCCCCGCGCGAGAGCGCCTTCAGGCTCTGGACGATGACGCGCATGCGCTCGGCCCCCTCGCGCGCATCGGAGATGGCCTCCCGGAGCTCCTCCAGGTCGACGGACGGCAGCGCCACCCGGCGCAGCTCCGTGTCGATGAAGTTGAGGTTGCTGGAGACGAACGCCAGCGGGTTGTTGATCTCGTGCGCCACCCCCGCGGCCAGCATGCCGATGGCGGCCATCCGCTCGTTGAGCCGCAGCCGCAGCTCGTTCTCCCGCTGCTGGGAGATGTCGCGCATCATGATGGCCATGCAGTTGCCCACCGCGTTCAGCTGCCTGCGGAACCAGCGGCGCCCCTGAGGCAGCACCTGCTCCACCTCCTCGTCGTGAGGCTTGCCGGTTCTCCAGACCTCCTGGCACAGGTGGGGCGGCGCGATGAAGCCCGCCTGGGGAAACTCCGTGAACAGCCCGCCCTCGGCTTCCGCGGCCTGGCAGCCCAGCAGGGCTTCGCCATGGGAGTTGAGGCGCAGCAGGCGCAAGCCGTCGGGATCCTCCCGCAGGAGGAAGAACGCATCGAAGCTGCTGTTGGACGTGGCGCGGAAGAGCGCCTCGCTCTGCAGCTGGACCGCCTCGCTGCGCCGGTGATCCGACAGGTCCCGCGACAGGCCAAACAGCCCCACCACCTGGCCGTCGGGGCGGCGGAGAATCCCCTTGGTGGAGACCCACTCGCGCCGGACTCCTCCCAGGAACTCGGTCATCTCCGCGTGGAGCGTGCGCCCGGCCATCAGCGTCTGCCGGTCGAACTCCAGCGTGTTCTGCGCCTCCTCGGCCGTCATCAGCTCGCTGTCCTTGCGGCCGATGATCTCCGGGATGGGCAGGCCCAGGTAGCGCGCCCCCGCGCTGTTGATGAAGGTGTAACGGCCCTGGAGATCCTTCGTGTAGACCGCCTCGGGCAGCAGCTCCGCCACCGCCAGGAACAGCTCGCGGTAGGGCAGCTCGGAATGCCCTTCACCGGTGGCATACGCCCCACTGGCTGCGCCCTGCCGATCCGGAGGTGGGGTCAGAAGGGACCCCTGGGTCGCGGCAGTCACATTGTTATCACTCATGCAACAGCATGTATCCTCATCACGAGGAAACCGGCAGTTAGACCCAAGGCCAAGGGCGGGTTTTCCGTCCACCAGCGCACTTTTGAGCAGGGGAGAGTGTCAGCCCCTCTCAATTCAGCGGGATTGTTTGCCGGGTGCTCAACCGTGCGTCCAGCGAAGGGACGCGCGGCAGAGGGCTCGCCCCACGTCAGGAAACGTGCGAGCCGGACGTGGGCAGCTCGGAGCCCTCGTAATAGATGCTGGCCGTCTCCTTGCCGTAGACGACGAGAACCCGATCGCTCTGGGTGAGGAGATCCGACGCCGCCTCGGTCACCTTCCGGGCCAGAGAGTCGAACTTCGCCGGACGCTTGGAGGTCCGGACTGTCACGACGGGCATGGGGGTTTCCTGCTCCTTGGGGTGCTGCCGTGTTCCGCTCCGCCTCGGATGCCGCCAGTGAGGACAGAGCAGGGGGGCAGCTATAGCCAACCCGATACTTCGTTGACAAGTACCGTCTGGAGACAGGGCCGGGGCCCAGGCCCTGGAAAAGCCCCGTTTTACATCGTGTCCGGGCTCTCCCCGGTTGCTTCCTCCCTGCCGGGGCCCCGTTCCAGCACCCCACCTCATGGGGAACCTTGCCAGGTGTTTGGTGGGCTGCGTAACGTGCGCGGCCACCCTTCGGAGTTACGGGAGAGCGCCGCTTGGCCCTGACCACAGAAGCATTCGGTATGACCGACGTCGGCCGGAAGCGCCAGCACAACGAAGATTCGATGTTGGTGGATCCGGCGCTCGGCCTGTACATCGTCGCCGACGGCATGGGCGGCCATGCCGCGGGCGAGGTCGCCAGCGCGCGCGCCACCGAGGCGGTGAAGCAGCATATCGCCGCCAACAAGCACCTGCTGAAGGATCTGGCCAGCAACCCCTCCCAGGACAGCCGCGCCGCGGCGGCGGCCCTGATGGAAGTGGCCATCCAGCGCGCGTGCGCGGACATCTACCGGATGGCCATGGCCGACGCGACCAAGCGCGGCATGGGCACCACGTTCGTGTGCCTGGCGCTCAGCGGCAACAAGGGCGTCATCGGCCACGTGGGCGACTCGCGCGTGTACCTGGTGCGCCACGGCCAGTGCCACCGGCTGACGGAGGACCACACGCTGGTGGCCGCGCAGCTCAAGGCGGGCACCATCACCAAGGAGCAGGCGGCCAGCTCCCAGTACCGCAACGTCATCACCCGCGCGGTGGGCATCCAGGAGTCCGTCCAGGTCGACACGCTCATCGTCGAGCTGGCGCCCGGGGACGTGTTCATCCTGTGCTCGGACGGCCTGCACGGCTATCTGGAGGACGAGGAGATGTTGCCCCTGGTGGCCGGGGTAGCCACCGCGGAGCTGCCCAAGCGGCTCGTGGAAGTGGCCAACGAGCGGGGCGGCAAGGACAACATCACCGCCGTGGTGGTGAAGGTGGCCGGCGATGGCGCCGTCGCCAGCGAGGAGACGAGCGAGGCGCAGTCGCGCATGGAGGCGCTGCGCAAGATTCCGCTCTTCCGGCACCTCACCTACAAGGAGCAGACGGCGGTGCTGTCCATCGCCACCACGCGCACGTTCCCCGCGGGGCGGGAGATCGTCGTGGAGGGCCAGCCGGGCGAGGAGCTGTTCGTCGTCATCCGCGGCCGGGTGGTCATCGAGAAGAACGGCGTGGAGATCGCCGAGCTGCGCGCCGGTGGGCACTTCGGGGAGATGGGGCTCATCGACAATGCGCCCCGCTCGGCCACGGTGCGCGCCACCGAGCCTACGCGCACCATGGTGATTGCGCGTCCGGACCTGATGAGCCTGATGAAGCGCGAGTCCATCCTCGCGGTGAAGATGCTCTGGAGCTTCGTGCAGGTGCTGTCGGACCGGCTGCGCGCGACGAACTCGGAGCTGAGCGAGGCCCGCCAGGAGCTCGCCGTGGCGCAGGCCATTCAGCCCTTCGCCGAGGAGTGAGTGGTCGCGTGACGGTGTGAGCATGCGCAGGTAGGCCCAACCGCCACCCTGGCTTCTCGCATCGCACGGTGGCGCCCTGAAGGCGCCGTCGTTTTTCGTGCACCGCCCGGGGCTTGCCCCTCCCCGGGGTATCATCTGGAAGACGGGTGCCCCTTCGCGGACCGGGCTCCCAGTTCCGCGTCCGGCGTTCGTGACAATCCATTGCAGCCCCCACGCTGTCGGACGGGAGCTGGCATGGTCGAATGTCGTCGAGACGCGGTGATGGTGCTCCTGGTGTGCGCGGGAGCGCTGACGGGGTTTCCGGCCGTGGCCCAGGTGCCGGGGGAGGAGTCCGCGGGCGAGGTGCTCTCGGAGGAGCAGCTGGAGCAGCTGCTCGACTCGCCCGCCGAGCAGCCCTCGGATGGAGACCTCTCCGGGGAGTCCTTCGGGCTGGAGCAGCTCGAGCCGTACTTTGCCCAGGGCGCGCTGGCCCAGGCCCGGTCGGAGTTCCGCCAGGGGCGCTACCGCAGCGCGCGCAAGCTCCTGTCGCGCCAGGAGCCCACGTTGCCCGTCCGCTTCCTGAGCGCGCAGAGCGCCTTGCAGGCGGGAGATTACGCCGCCGCGGCCGAGGAGTTCACCGCCCTGGCGGAGGCGTATGGGCCGCTCCGGGAGCACTGTCTGCTGCGGTCGGCCCAGGCCCACGAGCGGCTGCGCCACTGGGCGCTCGCCGCGGGCCAGTACCGCGCCGTGAGCGCGGGCTCGCCCCTGTACCCCGAGGCGCGCTTCAACCTGGCGCGCGTGCTGGAGCGCCAGCGCGACATTCCCGGCGCCCTGGGCGCGCTCGAGGAGCTCATCCAGAGCCGGCAGAGCCGGGGGCCGGATGCCATCCGCATGAAGGCGCTGATGAAGACGTGCGACTTGGCGCGCAAGCAGGGGCTGTACAACGTGGAGCACCGCGCGCTGCTGGAGGTGTGGGCCACCGCCCCCATGTCCCGTGAGGCGGAGAACGCCCGGCGGCGGCTGGCGGGCCTGCCGTTGCCCCTCAAGTGGCGCGTGCGCCGGGGCGAGGCCCTGGTGGAGCTGCACCACAACGTCTCCGCCATGGAGCTGCTCGACCGGGTGCTGCCCCACGTCGGCTTACCGGACCCGTTGGCCTGCAGTGCCCACC from Stigmatella erecta includes these protein-coding regions:
- a CDS encoding MBL fold metallo-hydrolase → MPSPARYLKRNVAIEPLYNQWYAWWYLIPPTTAPLFVTHLHLKLMQSFVQSPELHVSALKDPALRGGPYLNYGVERAAEVKALLDRTQTEQAPSIQLARAIADLEKLLAKAPPAMSLEGLYAQVPDILRGYVELTYDLNHRPAVRFIEPLMYRSPHYRESSQSLAFRLLQGDARPYVYSTPRLDSDEGTVHVHVPFRHEALDTLFAMRETPAPIEPVMEALGVRKADAERFASFFTGEAPQPRRRHEGPGVRMRYFGHACVLLESREVSILTDPVLSHDTNADAPRFTEADLPERIDYVLITHGHADHLMLETLLPLRRRIGTIVVPRSNSGALADPSLKLLLKHTGFPHVVEIDELETLNIPGGSITGLPFLGEHGDLNIRAKTAHLVHLEGKSLLMAADSNAIEPRLYEHVQRVVGDIDVLFLGMESEGAPMSWMYGALLTTPLPRKADQSRRLNGSNAQRAIEIVNQLHPKQVYVYAMGREPWLGHIMAMGYTETSPQLIEARKLLEHCRAHGIQAEMPFIRGEFLLG
- a CDS encoding PAS domain-containing sensor histidine kinase produces the protein MSDNNVTAATQGSLLTPPPDRQGAASGAYATGEGHSELPYRELFLAVAELLPEAVYTKDLQGRYTFINSAGARYLGLPIPEIIGRKDSELMTAEEAQNTLEFDRQTLMAGRTLHAEMTEFLGGVRREWVSTKGILRRPDGQVVGLFGLSRDLSDHRRSEAVQLQSEALFRATSNSSFDAFFLLREDPDGLRLLRLNSHGEALLGCQAAEAEGGLFTEFPQAGFIAPPHLCQEVWRTGKPHDEEVEQVLPQGRRWFRRQLNAVGNCMAIMMRDISQQRENELRLRLNERMAAIGMLAAGVAHEINNPLAFVSSNLNFIDTELRRVALPSVDLEELREAISDAREGAERMRVIVQSLKALSRGDSITTQPVDLNEVLENSVHLAWSRLRSKGRLVRDYGELSLVQGNSVQLSQVFVNLLINAAQALNKAGGEIRLVTRMHSPDRVLVEVHDNGCGIAAEHLERIFEPFFTTKPVGEGTGLGLSISHDIIRGLGGELSVSSTLAVGTTFRILLPAKPGTPGEEPLPPGGGIH
- a CDS encoding Stp1/IreP family PP2C-type Ser/Thr phosphatase, with the protein product MTDVGRKRQHNEDSMLVDPALGLYIVADGMGGHAAGEVASARATEAVKQHIAANKHLLKDLASNPSQDSRAAAAALMEVAIQRACADIYRMAMADATKRGMGTTFVCLALSGNKGVIGHVGDSRVYLVRHGQCHRLTEDHTLVAAQLKAGTITKEQAASSQYRNVITRAVGIQESVQVDTLIVELAPGDVFILCSDGLHGYLEDEEMLPLVAGVATAELPKRLVEVANERGGKDNITAVVVKVAGDGAVASEETSEAQSRMEALRKIPLFRHLTYKEQTAVLSIATTRTFPAGREIVVEGQPGEELFVVIRGRVVIEKNGVEIAELRAGGHFGEMGLIDNAPRSATVRATEPTRTMVIARPDLMSLMKRESILAVKMLWSFVQVLSDRLRATNSELSEARQELAVAQAIQPFAEE